GCACCTTCCCCACGATTTCGTTCTGAGGAATCTTTGATACGTCCTGACCGTCAATTTTCAGAAACACGTCACCGGGGCGGACGCCGGCTTTTTCAGCCGCACCACCCTTGTACACGCCCTCGATGCGTCCTCCGTTCCCATTGGCGTCCGCTGCCACGAAGGTCACGCCGATGCCAAAGAACTCACCCTGCTGATCTTCCGCGTCACGGGCCGCTTCAACCGGGGCCACGTAGCGGGTGTAGGGGTCTTCAAAGGTGGCGAGCATCCCCTTGATGGCGCCTTCGAGCAGCTTTTCGCGCTCGACCGGCTTCAGCGCGATCTGATCGACCACCGTCAACGCCTGCAGCAGTGTCTGTCCCGTCGGAGTGCCGAGCACCTCGGCAGGAGTGTAGGTGCGGAGCTGCGCGTATCCGACGGCCGTCGTGGCCGCCAGCGCTCCGGCGACGATGAGCATCTTGACTGAGGGTTTCACGCTCGCAGCTTAGCGTTTCTTGATGAGTTTCCACCGTGCGCGCGCACCCGGTACGGCGGCGGCGCGAGCGGGTCACGCCGCTCTCAGGCATGTTGAGGCAGTCTTCAGGTATGCTGGCCGCAGCTCATGATCACCTTGCCAGCCGCTCTCTGTCGTCATTCTGGCCTTCGGTCCCACCGGCCACCGCCTGCGTGGCACCAGCACCTGAGAGCGTCGGTCCGTTCCCCGGAAACAGTTCACGCTGTTCGTTGCGTCCCCACTTTCCCGCGCGTCACCCTCCCTCACACCTTGAGCGCCGCACTGTCCACGAAGGCAAAACGTGCGCCACAGAGGAATTCATGATTCAGTTTCACCACGTGAGCCTGGAGTACCCTGTCACCCGCACGCTGGCCCTCGACGATCTGAACGTACATATCAAGAAAGGTGAGTTCGTGTATCTGGTCGGCCACAGTGGCGCGGGCAAAAGCTCGTTCATGGGGCTGGTCCTGAAACGCACGCTGCCTACGCGCGGCGATGTCTATGTGGGTGGAGAGCCGCTGCGCCGCTACCGTGCCGGGCGCACGGCCCTGCACCGGCGGCGCATCGGCATGATCTTTCAGGACAATCAGCTGCTGCCCCATCTGACCGTAACCGACAATGTCGCCTTTGCCCTGCGTGTGACGGGTGTGCCGCGCCGCGAATGGGACGGGCGCGTTTCGGCATCTCTCAAGCTGGTGGGTCTGGAGCATAAAAAGCACGCCCTGCCCGTGCAGCTGTCGCAAGGCGAACAGCAGCGCGTGGCCATCGCCCGCGCAGTGGTCGGCGAGCCCCCCCTGTTGCTCGCCGACGAGCCCACCGGCAACCTCGATCCGGACAACAGCCGTGAGGTGCTGAAAGTGCTGCAGAACGTCAATCTGCGTGGAACCACCATTGTGGTGGCCACCCACGCGCGCGAACTGGTCGAGACCTTTCGTCACCGCACGCTGACGCTGCGGCGCGGCAAGCTGGTGCGCGACGATCCGTACGGGGGGTACGCGCTGTGACCTATCACTGGCGTCAGGCGCTGCTGGCGATGCGGGGCAACCTGACCGCGACGCTGTCCACCCTGACCACGATGGTGCTGGCCCTGGTGATGCTGGGTTTCGTGGTGCTCCTCACCCTCAACGTGGACCGTACACTCTCGCAACTCGAATCACAAGTGGAGGTCGCCGCCTTTCTGCGCGACGGCGCGAACCTCGAAGAACTGCTGGGCGCGGTCCAGACCCTGCCCACCGTGCGTGAAGCGAGCGTGGTGCCCAAGGATCAGGTGCTCGAGGAGATGACGCGTGATTACCCGTACGTGCGGGAAGCGGCAGAGCTGGCCGGCAACCCTTTTCCGGACACCGTGCGGATCCGGGTCTCGCGGGTGACGGACACCCAGGGCGTGGCCGCCGCCGTCTCACGGCTGCCCGGCGTCGAGAGCGTCGAGTACGGTGCGGGCTACGTCGATCAGACGGCGCGCATCCTGAACGCCGTGCGTCTGGCAGGGTACGCGCTGGTGGGACTGCTGCTGCTCGGGACGCTCTTCAACATCCTGAACGCGGTGCGTGTGGCGATGTACGCCCGACGCAGCGAAATCACCGTGATGCGGCTGCTGGGGGCGACCCGCGGCTTTATCCGCCTGCCGTACCTGATCGAAGGTGTGTTGCTGGGCCTCCTGGGCGCGGCACTGGCCGGCGCCATCCTGTATCCGGGCTATACGGTGCTGACCGATCGCGTCTCGCTGCTCGTACCTGCCTTGCCGCTGGTGCGTGACCAACTGCTGCTGCTGCAGTTGCTGGGCGTGCTGGCCGGGCTGGGGGTGCTGGTGGGCCTTCTGGGGAGTGTGGTGGCCTCGGCCCGGTACCTGCGGGAGCTGGAGTGAACGAGCGGGCACGGAACGCCACGGGCGTCTGGCGTGCCTTCGCGCTGCTGGGGCTGCTGGCGCTCGGTACGCTGACGGGCGCGCAGACGACTTCGCAGAAACTGCAGCAGCTGCAGCGAGAATTGACCGAACAGCGCTCTCTCAGCGAGGCGCAGCGTCAGCGGCTCGAAGAACTGCGGCGCAATATCGCCTCACTCGGTCAGCAGCAACGTGAGACGCTCGGTCGCCTGGACGCGCTGGGCGAGGATATCGCCGTGATGGAAAGTCAGGGGCGTCAGTTGCAGCTGCGCGTGCAGGGCGTCGAACAGGAAATTAGGCGGCTGGAGGGTCTGATCGAGCTTTCCAGTGCACGCATCGAACGCCTCAAGACGAGCGTGCGCACCCTGATGCGCACCGTGCAGCGTGAACGCTCCTCGATGTATCTGCAGGTTCTGTCACAGGCCAAAAGCCTGCCGGACCTGCTGATCCGCATGCGGTATGCCAACGCCCTGGGCCAGCAGAACGTGCGGCTGGTCCGCACGCTCAAGCAGGAGACCGAGACGCTCCAGGAATTGCGGGCACGGCAGCTGGACCAGCAGGCCCAGTTGGAAGCCTTGCAGCGCGATTTACAAGCCAAGCTGGAAGCCGTGCGCGAGCGCCGCACGGAGCAGCAGGCGCTGCTGGCAGAGCTGCAACGCTCGGCGCAGGGTCAGCAGGCCCTGGCCCTGCAGACACAGGCCCAGCAGCAGGTCACCGCGCGGGGCATCGAGGGGCTGGTCTCCGGCATCCTTCAGGAACGCGCCCGGCTGGAAGCCGAGCGCAAGGCGCGCGAGGAAGCCGAGCGCAAGAGGCGTGAGGAAGAAGCCCGCCGCCTTCGCGAAGCCCAGGAACGGTTGCGCCTGGAGCGTGAGCGGCTGGCACGACTGGCCCGTGAGCGGCTCGCAGCGCAGCAGGCCGCCGAAAGATTGGCCGCCCAGCAGGCGGCACAGCGCGCCGCGCAACAGGAAGCCGCTCGGCGCGCCGCGCAGCAGGCCGCAGAACGTCAGGCGGCGCAGCAGGCCGCTGCCCAGGCCCAGAGGCAAGTCGAGCGCGAGGAGCAGGCAATCACGGCCCGGCAGCAGCAGCTGCAACAACAGGAAGCGCAGGCAGCCACCCTGAGCGTGCCCCTGCCCGACAACGTCGGACGGCTCAGCGTCCCGCTGGCGGGCGGAAGGGTGTCGGTGCCTTTTGGGCGTGAAGGCAGTTGGACAGTGCTTTCCAGCGAGCCCGGAGCGCAGGTGGTCGCCGCTGCCGACGGCGAGGTGATCGGTGAGACCACGTACGCCAACGAGGGCTGGGTGGTGCTGGTGAGGCACACCCCCACCCTGTTTACGGTGTACAGCGGGCTCCAGCAGCCCAGTGTGAGCACGGGTGCCCGCGTATCGCGTGGGCAGGGCCTGGGCTTTGCGGGCGGATCGCCCCTGCTGGGCGCCGACAGCATCCGCTTTCAGGTGGTGGTCAGCCAGAACGGCGCTCAGCGCTATGTGGCCCCGGAGTTTTGACGCTCCTTGTTGTGAGCCCCCGCGATTTGCTACACTTTTTCGGTGCGCTCGGGCTGGCTGCTGTCGAGTGCGCAGCCAAGCCAACCCTCACCCCGCAGAGGAACACCTAACAACATGGTCAAAATTCGTTTGTCCCGTTTCGGCTCCAAGCACAACCCCCACTACCGTATTGTCGTCGCCGACGTTCGTCGTCCGCGCGACGGTGGGTACATCGAAAACCTCGGGCATTACGATCCCCGCAAGACCACCGAGAACTACCTCAAGGTGGACGTGGAGCGCGCCCGTCACTGGCTCGCGCAGGGCGCCCAGCCCACCCAGACCGCACTGCGTCTCCTCAAAGCGCAAGGTGTGTTTGCCAGGAACACCGAGCAAGCCTCGGCCTGATCACCGAGTCCCGGAAGCCACCGCTCGGCGGTGGCTTTTTTTGAGCCTTGAGCCGGGCCTGCGACGGTTCATCACGCCGTCCTCACGGGTGAGCGTCATGATGCCGACGTGA
The Deinococcus peraridilitoris DSM 19664 genome window above contains:
- the rpsP gene encoding 30S ribosomal protein S16, with the translated sequence MVKIRLSRFGSKHNPHYRIVVADVRRPRDGGYIENLGHYDPRKTTENYLKVDVERARHWLAQGAQPTQTALRLLKAQGVFARNTEQASA
- a CDS encoding cell division protein FtsX gives rise to the protein MTYHWRQALLAMRGNLTATLSTLTTMVLALVMLGFVVLLTLNVDRTLSQLESQVEVAAFLRDGANLEELLGAVQTLPTVREASVVPKDQVLEEMTRDYPYVREAAELAGNPFPDTVRIRVSRVTDTQGVAAAVSRLPGVESVEYGAGYVDQTARILNAVRLAGYALVGLLLLGTLFNILNAVRVAMYARRSEITVMRLLGATRGFIRLPYLIEGVLLGLLGAALAGAILYPGYTVLTDRVSLLVPALPLVRDQLLLLQLLGVLAGLGVLVGLLGSVVASARYLRELE
- the ftsE gene encoding cell division ATP-binding protein FtsE, coding for MIQFHHVSLEYPVTRTLALDDLNVHIKKGEFVYLVGHSGAGKSSFMGLVLKRTLPTRGDVYVGGEPLRRYRAGRTALHRRRIGMIFQDNQLLPHLTVTDNVAFALRVTGVPRREWDGRVSASLKLVGLEHKKHALPVQLSQGEQQRVAIARAVVGEPPLLLADEPTGNLDPDNSREVLKVLQNVNLRGTTIVVATHARELVETFRHRTLTLRRGKLVRDDPYGGYAL
- a CDS encoding murein hydrolase activator EnvC family protein, giving the protein MNERARNATGVWRAFALLGLLALGTLTGAQTTSQKLQQLQRELTEQRSLSEAQRQRLEELRRNIASLGQQQRETLGRLDALGEDIAVMESQGRQLQLRVQGVEQEIRRLEGLIELSSARIERLKTSVRTLMRTVQRERSSMYLQVLSQAKSLPDLLIRMRYANALGQQNVRLVRTLKQETETLQELRARQLDQQAQLEALQRDLQAKLEAVRERRTEQQALLAELQRSAQGQQALALQTQAQQQVTARGIEGLVSGILQERARLEAERKAREEAERKRREEEARRLREAQERLRLERERLARLARERLAAQQAAERLAAQQAAQRAAQQEAARRAAQQAAERQAAQQAAAQAQRQVEREEQAITARQQQLQQQEAQAATLSVPLPDNVGRLSVPLAGGRVSVPFGREGSWTVLSSEPGAQVVAAADGEVIGETTYANEGWVVLVRHTPTLFTVYSGLQQPSVSTGARVSRGQGLGFAGGSPLLGADSIRFQVVVSQNGAQRYVAPEF